A window of the Thalassospira sp. TSL5-1 genome harbors these coding sequences:
- the rarD gene encoding EamA family transporter RarD: protein MSQSHKPALIGAGPLAGLFAFVAWGISGAYFHAVGFASALEILSHRIVWSVILTLVLIFALGRKAALMQLLGSARTIGVLCITSLLIAGNWLIYIWSVNHGHAIEASLGYYIMPLIMLVMGRIFLKETLNRIQILSVVIVSLGVVNLLVFFGTLPWIALGLAFLFGFYGLLRKMVPADPIAGLFVECLALLPIALIYLGWLQSKGDMVFLHTSTGNDAMLIGLGAMTTIPLVMFAFAARNMKFGALGLMQYVNPTIQLCVAVLLFGEPFTQAHLITYIFVWCGLAIFTWDNLRTSRAARANS from the coding sequence ATGTCACAATCACACAAACCGGCCCTGATCGGCGCTGGCCCCCTGGCCGGATTATTTGCCTTTGTTGCCTGGGGCATCTCGGGGGCCTATTTTCATGCTGTCGGGTTCGCCAGTGCGCTGGAAATTCTCAGCCACCGCATTGTGTGGTCCGTGATTCTCACTCTGGTGCTGATCTTTGCCCTGGGGCGCAAGGCGGCGCTGATGCAATTGCTGGGGTCGGCCCGGACAATCGGGGTTTTGTGCATTACCAGCCTGCTGATTGCGGGCAACTGGCTAATCTATATCTGGTCGGTCAATCACGGCCACGCCATCGAGGCCAGCCTAGGCTATTATATCATGCCACTGATCATGCTGGTGATGGGGCGCATTTTCTTAAAGGAAACGCTTAACCGTATTCAGATCCTGTCTGTCGTGATCGTTTCGCTGGGTGTTGTGAATCTGCTGGTCTTTTTTGGCACCCTGCCCTGGATCGCGCTGGGCCTGGCCTTTTTGTTCGGCTTTTATGGCCTGCTGCGCAAAATGGTCCCGGCGGACCCGATTGCCGGCCTGTTTGTCGAATGTCTAGCCCTGCTGCCCATCGCCCTGATTTATCTCGGCTGGCTGCAAAGCAAGGGGGACATGGTTTTTCTTCATACCAGCACCGGCAATGATGCCATGTTGATTGGCCTGGGTGCCATGACGACCATTCCCCTGGTGATGTTTGCCTTTGCCGCGCGGAATATGAAATTTGGTGCGCTGGGGCTGATGCAATATGTCAACCCGACCATTCAGCTTTGCGTTGCCGTCCTGCTTTTTGGCGAACCCTTTACGCAGGCCCACCTGATCACCTATATTTTTGTCTGGTGCGGACTGGCGATTTTTACCTGGGATAATCTGCGCACAAGCCGTGCCGCACGCGCCAACAGTTGA
- a CDS encoding BolA family protein, producing the protein MAMAAHEIESMIKEALPDAQVRIEDLRGDGDHYAALVVSEAFRGKTRVIQHQMVYSALKGKMGDELHALALQTSVPE; encoded by the coding sequence ATGGCGATGGCAGCACACGAAATTGAATCCATGATCAAGGAAGCCCTTCCCGATGCCCAGGTCCGAATCGAGGATTTGCGCGGCGATGGCGATCATTATGCCGCGCTGGTTGTCTCCGAAGCCTTTCGCGGCAAAACCCGCGTGATTCAGCATCAGATGGTCTATTCCGCCCTGAAGGGCAAAATGGGCGACGAATTGCACGCGCTCGCCCTGCAAACCTCGGTTCCCGAATAA
- a CDS encoding glyoxalase superfamily protein, which translates to MMRLNNPMDQTPDVPANGAPKNFSSDGADTLKAQAKRLRAALANRDVRVSHAGSLELMAQSYGFRDWNTALAMTRRNATSMDVADLGIGKRFAGSYLGHAVTGKILGLTGTPVAGVYRVEVHLDHPVDVVASKHFTGYRQRIAARINKECEPVLASGQRGPGLSVDLLL; encoded by the coding sequence ATGATGCGACTGAATAATCCGATGGATCAAACCCCCGATGTCCCCGCAAACGGGGCACCGAAAAACTTTAGCAGCGATGGTGCCGATACCCTGAAAGCCCAGGCAAAGCGCCTGCGTGCGGCCCTGGCCAATCGCGATGTTCGTGTTTCCCATGCGGGCAGCCTGGAATTGATGGCGCAAAGCTATGGTTTTCGCGACTGGAACACCGCCCTTGCCATGACCCGGCGCAATGCCACCAGCATGGATGTGGCCGATTTGGGCATTGGCAAACGCTTTGCCGGGTCCTATCTCGGCCATGCTGTAACCGGTAAAATTCTCGGCCTTACGGGCACGCCGGTTGCCGGTGTTTACCGGGTAGAGGTGCATTTGGATCACCCGGTTGATGTGGTGGCGTCCAAACATTTTACCGGCTATCGCCAGCGTATTGCCGCACGGATCAACAAGGAATGTGAACCCGTGCTGGCATCAGGCCAGCGTGGGCCGGGCCTGTCGGTTGATCTGCTGTTATAG
- a CDS encoding DUF123 domain-containing protein: protein MTLLLSDISDQTLRLLPKAAGAYVLAIALRQPVTPTQHQFANQCLLPGQYFYCGSARGPGGIAARVKRHCAPDKKRHWHVDALTTLPAGQVTAALAVIGGDECLLRAMLSDEFGLVAAIAGFGSSDCRDCPAHLLTMPEEHLCGANILKMLAGMVGSQA from the coding sequence GTGACGTTGCTGTTAAGCGACATTTCCGATCAAACCCTCCGGCTGCTGCCCAAGGCAGCCGGAGCTTATGTTCTGGCAATTGCCCTGCGGCAGCCTGTAACGCCAACACAGCACCAGTTTGCCAATCAATGCCTCCTGCCGGGCCAGTATTTTTATTGCGGCAGCGCACGCGGACCGGGCGGGATTGCCGCGCGAGTCAAACGCCATTGTGCACCCGATAAAAAACGGCATTGGCATGTTGATGCCCTAACCACCCTGCCAGCGGGGCAGGTAACAGCCGCCCTTGCCGTTATTGGCGGCGATGAATGCCTGTTACGCGCCATGTTGAGTGATGAATTTGGGCTGGTTGCGGCCATTGCCGGTTTTGGCAGTTCGGATTGCCGGGATTGCCCTGCGCATTTGCTGACGATGCCAGAAGAGCATTTATGTGGTGCCAACATTTTGAAAATGTTGGCCGGCATGGTTGGCAGCCAGGCTTAA
- a CDS encoding AraC family transcriptional regulator, with product MIFTAIVCVIFVDKVLDVFLSPLIRLYLAPLFSPFVFAAIPAIFLYFREISGRPVPQPARHFAIVLLIAICTSVIVWTIHGNTDANRLLLTDQGLGLNWKAPVPVTALMLAMIAVYCGQFIAYMIAIWRTCLVYHRQVQQQFGLDGAVLPNWTIELLVETSVIFAIYTAINLFDIFVLRSEWLIIVAHCGFALVFFRISHVIAANPALFVEAGLSGKGDVPGKDNRPVVDVGSDNGATSRHLVEMDEAQRICRRLNQIIAREEVIFDPLLSMPKLAQLVGVTPNQLSYVLNRYIEKSFFDFVNSERVVHAKRLLVTEPDRQVLDIAINIGFNSKSTFNLAFKKITGTTPSVYRAERTAKDIPQIV from the coding sequence ATGATTTTCACAGCGATAGTTTGTGTTATTTTTGTTGATAAGGTTCTCGACGTTTTCCTGTCTCCATTGATACGTTTGTATCTTGCCCCTTTATTCTCGCCCTTTGTTTTTGCCGCCATTCCGGCAATTTTTTTGTATTTTCGTGAAATTTCAGGTCGTCCTGTGCCGCAACCGGCCAGGCATTTCGCCATTGTTTTGCTTATCGCTATCTGCACGTCAGTTATTGTCTGGACCATTCATGGCAATACAGATGCAAATCGCCTGTTATTGACGGATCAGGGGCTTGGTTTGAACTGGAAGGCCCCTGTCCCGGTAACGGCGTTGATGCTGGCGATGATTGCTGTGTATTGCGGGCAATTTATTGCCTATATGATTGCGATATGGCGAACATGTCTGGTCTATCACAGGCAGGTTCAACAGCAGTTTGGGCTGGATGGGGCGGTATTGCCCAACTGGACTATCGAGTTGCTTGTTGAAACAAGTGTTATTTTTGCGATTTATACAGCGATTAATTTGTTTGATATTTTTGTATTAAGAAGCGAATGGCTGATTATTGTGGCGCATTGTGGATTTGCTTTGGTTTTTTTCCGCATAAGCCATGTTATTGCAGCCAATCCTGCGCTTTTTGTCGAGGCGGGTCTTTCTGGTAAAGGGGATGTGCCGGGCAAAGATAACCGCCCTGTTGTGGATGTTGGTTCCGATAACGGGGCTACTTCCCGACATCTGGTCGAGATGGACGAGGCACAACGCATTTGTCGGCGACTAAACCAGATTATTGCCCGGGAAGAGGTGATCTTTGATCCCTTGCTGTCGATGCCCAAACTGGCCCAACTTGTTGGGGTGACGCCCAATCAGCTTTCCTATGTGCTTAACCGATATATCGAAAAAAGCTTTTTTGATTTCGTGAATTCGGAGCGGGTTGTTCATGCCAAACGCTTGCTGGTGACAGAGCCGGATCGTCAGGTGCTCGATATTGCTATTAATATCGGGTTTAATTCAAAATCGACATTCAATCTGGCATTTAAGAAGATTACAGGCACAACGCCATCCGTTTACCGGGCTGAAAGAACAGCCAAAGACATACCGCAGATTGTGTGA
- a CDS encoding phytanoyl-CoA dioxygenase family protein: MVHPLLTPADIETYQRDGVVLVRGLFADYLPQLAAGIEANMRDPGPYGAENLKTGEAGRFFDDYCNWQRIGEFEQVIRHSSVAEVAADLMASQQVQLFHDHVLVKEPGTSKPTPWHQDSPYYFVEGTQTVSFWSPLDPVGEATLRCVAGSHKWPRAVLPTRWLSEESFYPDETAYMPVPDPDAEDMDIREWHMAPGDAVAFDFRILHGARGNMTQNRRRAFSLRLVGDDARYVERPGRTSPPFPGHNMQAGQKLREDWFPVIFQR; the protein is encoded by the coding sequence ATGGTCCACCCGCTTTTGACACCTGCCGATATTGAAACCTATCAGCGCGACGGCGTTGTTTTGGTGCGCGGCCTGTTTGCCGATTATTTGCCGCAACTGGCTGCAGGTATCGAGGCCAATATGCGTGACCCTGGCCCTTATGGGGCGGAAAACCTCAAGACGGGCGAGGCAGGACGCTTTTTTGATGATTATTGTAACTGGCAGCGTATTGGCGAATTTGAACAGGTTATTCGCCATTCCTCCGTCGCCGAAGTGGCCGCCGATTTGATGGCGTCGCAACAAGTGCAGCTTTTTCATGATCATGTGCTGGTCAAGGAACCGGGAACCTCCAAACCCACGCCCTGGCATCAGGACAGTCCTTATTATTTTGTCGAGGGGACGCAGACGGTAAGCTTCTGGTCGCCGCTGGACCCGGTGGGCGAGGCGACATTGCGCTGTGTTGCCGGGTCGCATAAATGGCCGCGTGCGGTGTTGCCGACACGCTGGTTATCGGAAGAAAGCTTTTACCCCGACGAAACCGCCTATATGCCGGTGCCCGACCCGGATGCCGAGGATATGGATATTCGCGAATGGCATATGGCGCCGGGCGATGCCGTTGCCTTTGATTTTCGCATCCTGCATGGCGCACGCGGCAACATGACGCAAAACCGCCGCCGGGCTTTTTCGTTGCGGCTGGTGGGGGATGATGCCCGCTATGTCGAACGGCCGGGGCGCACATCGCCGCCCTTTCCGGGGCACAACATGCAGGCAGGGCAAAAGCTGCGCGAGGACTGGTTTCCGGTGATTTTTCAACGATAA
- the moaA gene encoding GTP 3',8-cyclase MoaA produces the protein MQKPLIDKYGRHVSYLRVSVTDRCDFRCTYCMAENMTFLPKSQILTLEELDQLCSAFIARGVRKLRLTGGEPLVRRGIMDLIRNLSRHLKSGALDELTLTTNGSQLATYADDLARAGVKRLNISLDTLDHQKFADITRRGRLEQVLTGLQAAKEAGIGIKINAVALRGQNEDEFSRMLAWCGQEGFDLCLIETMPLGDIDGDRTDHYLPLTVVRERLEKDWTLIPSNHVTPGPARYVSVAETGGRLGFITPLTHNFCEGCNRVRITCTGTLYMCLGQEDHIDLREILRENDPALLDAALDRAMLLKPKGHDFIIDRKGQKPAVSRHMSMTGG, from the coding sequence GTGCAAAAGCCACTGATCGACAAATATGGCCGTCATGTTTCGTATTTACGGGTTTCCGTAACGGACCGGTGTGATTTTCGCTGCACCTATTGCATGGCCGAAAACATGACCTTCCTGCCAAAATCACAAATCCTGACACTTGAGGAGCTTGATCAGCTCTGCAGCGCCTTTATCGCGCGCGGGGTGCGCAAACTGCGCCTGACAGGCGGCGAACCGCTGGTGCGCCGTGGCATCATGGACCTGATCCGCAATCTATCACGCCATCTTAAATCCGGCGCGCTCGATGAACTAACCCTGACCACCAATGGCAGCCAGCTTGCCACCTATGCCGATGATCTGGCCCGTGCCGGGGTCAAACGCCTCAATATCTCGCTTGATACGCTGGACCACCAGAAATTTGCCGACATCACCCGGCGCGGCCGCCTTGAACAGGTATTGACTGGTCTTCAGGCCGCCAAAGAAGCTGGCATTGGCATTAAAATCAATGCGGTTGCCCTGCGCGGACAAAACGAAGACGAATTTTCGCGCATGCTGGCCTGGTGCGGCCAAGAAGGGTTTGACCTATGCCTGATCGAAACCATGCCGCTGGGCGATATTGATGGCGACCGCACCGACCATTACCTGCCGTTAACCGTGGTGCGCGAACGCCTGGAAAAAGACTGGACACTGATCCCCAGCAACCATGTTACGCCAGGCCCGGCACGTTATGTTTCCGTTGCAGAAACCGGCGGGCGACTAGGCTTTATAACACCACTGACCCATAATTTCTGCGAGGGCTGCAACCGGGTGCGCATTACCTGCACCGGCACGCTTTATATGTGCCTGGGCCAGGAGGACCATATCGACCTTCGCGAAATCCTGCGCGAAAACGACCCGGCATTGCTCGATGCCGCCCTGGATCGCGCCATGCTGCTCAAACCCAAGGGCCACGATTTTATTATCGACCGCAAAGGCCAAAAACCCGCCGTGTCGCGGCATATGAGCATGACGGGCGGTTAA
- a CDS encoding DUF3553 domain-containing protein encodes MDFLLTPGTIVRHPGQPDWGLGRIQAVNGDSLAVNFEEVGRQIIRTRHVALEIVEPAMGYE; translated from the coding sequence ATGGATTTTCTGCTTACACCCGGCACCATTGTGCGCCATCCCGGCCAGCCCGATTGGGGGCTGGGCCGCATCCAGGCCGTTAACGGTGACAGCCTTGCTGTCAATTTCGAGGAAGTCGGCCGCCAGATCATTCGCACGCGCCATGTCGCCCTTGAAATTGTCGAACCGGCAATGGGGTATGAATAA
- a CDS encoding histidine phosphotransferase family protein, which translates to MQQDRQLELILIELISSRICHDLVGPVGAVNAGAELMDEAGGSDDEALALMRRSGQEAQRRLQLFRLAYGRAGNSVDAATMRKTVMQAYEADGKVTLVWESDIDMDAVTARVVLNMVMMAREALPFGGEIAVSCDSGAKINVIARGKRAAIRPEIENVLSGPVDPQDLDPRNIQGFFARNLAERLGRQLQVVSEESSVTLIYV; encoded by the coding sequence ATGCAGCAGGACAGGCAACTGGAGCTTATCCTGATAGAACTTATCAGCTCGCGAATTTGTCATGATCTGGTCGGGCCGGTTGGTGCGGTCAATGCGGGTGCCGAATTGATGGACGAGGCAGGGGGCAGCGATGACGAGGCCCTGGCGTTGATGCGCCGAAGCGGGCAGGAGGCACAGCGCCGCCTGCAGCTGTTTCGTTTGGCCTATGGACGGGCGGGCAACAGTGTGGATGCCGCCACCATGCGCAAGACCGTGATGCAGGCTTATGAGGCTGATGGCAAAGTCACGCTGGTCTGGGAAAGCGACATCGATATGGATGCCGTAACCGCACGGGTTGTGCTGAACATGGTGATGATGGCGCGCGAGGCCCTGCCATTTGGTGGCGAAATTGCTGTAAGTTGCGACTCCGGGGCGAAAATAAATGTCATCGCACGGGGGAAACGGGCCGCCATCAGGCCGGAAATTGAAAATGTGCTTTCGGGCCCGGTTGACCCGCAAGACCTTGATCCGCGTAACATTCAGGGCTTTTTTGCCCGGAACCTAGCCGAAAGATTAGGCCGACAGCTACAGGTGGTGTCAGAAGAAAGTTCTGTCACTTTGATCTATGTTTAA
- a CDS encoding hybrid sensor histidine kinase/response regulator, translating to MDDLLSEFLTETSESLSTLDVELVKLEQNPNDPDILSNIFRLVHTIKGTCGFLGLPRLEAVAHAGENVLGKIRDGELVVTPDAVTLVLESIDTIKYLLSELETNETEPDGNDADLIARLNHFADTGTLPAGAGSAPKAQARAPEPEPAVSAAPEPEPEPEPEPEPAAPAAAATPPSAPKSQAVAAAAAHDGGAKADAHPRNEAKESSVAAQTIRVNVELLENLMTLVSELVLTRNQLLQMVRGKDDSEFTVPLQRLSHITTDLQEGVMKTRMQPIGNAWAKLPRIVRDLALEMGKKIDLQMIGADTELDRQVLELIKDPLTHMVRNSADHGLEDIQGRRDAGKPETGTVTLNAYHEGGHIIIEISDDGRGLNVERIKAKALTNGLVTEGELESMSDQQIHQFIFKPGFSTAEKVTSVSGRGVGMDVVRTNIEKIGGTVELKSVEGRGSTFIIKIPLTLAIVSALIVESGGERFAIPQISVLELVRASSNSEHSIERIHDTPVLRLRNRLLPLVTLKKILGLDETAADAEVDEEAFIVVAQVGTYSFGIIVDRVFDTEEIVVKPVAPILRDLSLFSGNTILGDGSVIMILDPNGIATRTGEITVGGQQGVESKAKSESSDRETTSMLVFRAGGNEIRAVPLALVARLEEIDVESIEYSNGRPLVQYRGKLMPLVFIDGAYQMKGEGRQPTLVFQDRERTMGLVVDEIVDIVDDVLNVELTADRDGLVGSAVIDGKATDLIDAGYYLELAFSDWFGKEEGGGEKKKVLLVDDSPFFRNLLTPMLSVSGFKVTSVESAEQAIELKNNGAVFDAIISDIEMPGMNGFEFAESLQNDERWGEVPIIALSSHTSEEDFERGRRVGFSDYVAKFDRDALVSTLIQTLAAV from the coding sequence ATGGACGATCTTTTAAGTGAATTTCTTACCGAAACTTCGGAAAGTCTTTCGACGCTCGACGTAGAGCTGGTGAAGCTTGAACAGAACCCGAACGATCCGGATATTCTGTCGAATATCTTCCGTCTGGTTCATACCATCAAAGGGACATGCGGCTTTTTGGGGTTGCCGCGTCTTGAAGCAGTTGCCCATGCTGGTGAAAACGTTCTGGGCAAGATTCGCGACGGGGAACTGGTCGTTACCCCCGATGCCGTAACACTGGTGCTTGAATCGATCGACACCATCAAATATCTGCTGAGCGAGCTTGAAACCAACGAAACCGAGCCGGACGGAAATGACGCCGACCTGATCGCGCGTCTCAATCATTTCGCCGATACCGGCACGTTGCCCGCAGGTGCAGGCAGTGCGCCCAAGGCGCAGGCCCGTGCCCCGGAACCCGAGCCCGCCGTTTCGGCTGCACCAGAGCCCGAGCCGGAACCCGAACCCGAGCCGGAACCTGCCGCTCCCGCCGCCGCGGCAACACCGCCTTCGGCACCGAAATCACAGGCGGTTGCAGCAGCAGCTGCGCATGATGGCGGGGCAAAGGCGGATGCCCATCCGCGCAACGAAGCCAAGGAAAGCTCTGTTGCGGCCCAGACCATTCGTGTGAATGTTGAACTGCTTGAAAACCTGATGACACTGGTTTCCGAACTGGTGCTGACGCGTAACCAGCTTTTGCAGATGGTCCGTGGCAAGGATGACAGCGAATTTACCGTTCCGTTGCAGCGTTTGTCGCACATCACCACCGACCTTCAGGAAGGGGTGATGAAAACCCGCATGCAGCCGATTGGCAATGCCTGGGCAAAGCTGCCGCGTATCGTGCGCGATCTTGCCCTTGAAATGGGCAAAAAGATCGATCTGCAAATGATTGGTGCCGATACCGAACTGGACCGTCAGGTTCTTGAGCTGATCAAGGACCCGCTAACCCACATGGTGCGGAACTCTGCCGACCACGGCCTGGAAGACATTCAGGGTCGTCGTGACGCAGGCAAGCCCGAAACCGGTACCGTCACGCTGAACGCCTATCATGAAGGCGGTCACATCATCATTGAAATTTCCGATGATGGCCGTGGCCTGAATGTGGAGCGGATCAAGGCGAAGGCCCTGACCAATGGTCTTGTCACCGAAGGCGAACTGGAAAGCATGTCGGATCAGCAGATCCACCAGTTCATCTTCAAGCCGGGCTTCTCGACGGCGGAAAAGGTGACGTCGGTTTCCGGGCGTGGTGTGGGGATGGACGTTGTTCGGACCAACATCGAAAAGATCGGCGGTACGGTGGAACTGAAATCGGTTGAAGGGCGTGGATCGACCTTCATCATCAAAATTCCGCTGACCCTGGCGATTGTTTCTGCCCTGATCGTTGAAAGTGGCGGCGAACGTTTTGCCATCCCGCAGATCAGCGTTCTGGAACTCGTTCGTGCATCGAGCAATTCCGAACATTCGATCGAACGTATTCACGATACCCCGGTTCTGCGCCTGCGTAACCGCCTGTTGCCGCTTGTCACGCTCAAGAAAATTCTGGGTCTTGATGAAACGGCAGCCGATGCCGAGGTAGATGAAGAAGCCTTCATCGTGGTCGCCCAGGTGGGAACCTACAGCTTTGGCATTATCGTGGACCGCGTCTTTGATACCGAGGAAATCGTGGTCAAGCCGGTGGCGCCGATCCTGCGTGATTTGTCGCTGTTCTCGGGCAATACCATCCTTGGCGATGGCAGCGTGATCATGATCCTCGATCCGAACGGCATTGCCACCCGGACCGGCGAAATCACCGTTGGTGGCCAGCAGGGTGTTGAATCCAAGGCCAAGTCGGAAAGCTCGGATCGCGAAACCACCTCGATGCTGGTGTTCCGCGCCGGGGGCAACGAAATCCGTGCCGTGCCGCTGGCACTGGTGGCGCGTCTCGAGGAAATCGATGTTGAAAGCATCGAATATTCCAACGGCCGTCCGCTGGTTCAGTATCGTGGCAAGCTGATGCCGCTGGTCTTTATTGACGGGGCGTATCAGATGAAGGGCGAAGGCCGCCAGCCGACCCTGGTGTTCCAGGATCGCGAACGGACGATGGGCCTGGTTGTTGACGAGATCGTTGATATTGTTGACGATGTTCTGAATGTTGAACTGACAGCCGACCGTGATGGTCTGGTGGGCTCGGCCGTGATTGATGGCAAGGCAACCGACCTGATTGATGCCGGTTATTATCTTGAACTGGCCTTTAGCGACTGGTTTGGCAAAGAAGAAGGCGGCGGTGAAAAGAAGAAGGTTCTTCTTGTTGATGACAGCCCGTTCTTCCGCAACCTGCTGACCCCGATGCTGTCGGTTTCCGGTTTCAAGGTAACGTCGGTTGAAAGTGCGGAACAGGCGATCGAGCTGAAAAATAATGGTGCGGTTTTTGATGCCATTATCAGCGACATCGAAATGCCGGGCATGAACGGTTTTGAATTTGCCGAAAGCCTGCAAAATGACGAGCGCTGGGGTGAAGTTCCGATTATCGCCCTGTCGTCTCATACCAGCGAAGAGGATTTCGAGCGTGGACGCCGCGTCGGGTTTAGCGATTATGTTGCCAAATTTGACCGTGACGCCCTGGTCTCGACCCTGATCCAGACGCTGGCTGCTGTCTAA
- a CDS encoding chemotaxis protein CheW produces MSDKNALVPSSERNTALDLGGSTKDFVTATIGKQMFGIPVLTVQDVLGPQRITRIPLAPPEVAGSLNLRGRIVTAIDVRKRLGLRNKEGDDPGMSIVVDQGGELYSLMVDQVGEVLSVPQNAFERNPATLDPRWREFSDGIFRLEKNLLVILDVTRLLDFAGSVKQAG; encoded by the coding sequence ATGAGTGACAAAAACGCACTTGTCCCCAGCTCCGAGCGCAATACCGCCCTTGATCTGGGGGGATCAACCAAGGATTTCGTCACGGCGACAATCGGCAAGCAGATGTTTGGCATCCCGGTTTTGACCGTACAGGACGTTCTTGGCCCGCAGCGCATCACGCGCATTCCGCTGGCACCGCCCGAAGTGGCAGGCTCGCTGAACCTGCGTGGACGCATTGTGACTGCCATTGATGTGCGCAAGCGCCTTGGCCTGCGCAATAAGGAAGGCGATGATCCCGGAATGAGCATCGTGGTAGACCAGGGGGGCGAACTTTATAGCCTGATGGTCGACCAGGTTGGCGAGGTTCTGAGTGTGCCGCAGAACGCATTCGAGCGGAACCCGGCGACACTTGATCCGCGCTGGCGGGAGTTTTCGGACGGTATTTTCCGTCTGGAAAAGAACCTGCTGGTTATTCTTGATGTGACCCGGCTGCTTGATTTTGCCGGGTCTGTAAAACAGGCTGGCTGA
- a CDS encoding PleD family two-component system response regulator yields MKSCLVVDDSKVIRMVARRILEELGFEVVEAEDGMEALEKCLSDMPDAVLLDWNMPVKSGIEFLRDLRAAPGGDEPVVVFCTTENDLEHIQEAITAGANEYIMKPFDSEIIQAKFEQVGLI; encoded by the coding sequence ATGAAGAGTTGTCTCGTCGTCGATGATTCAAAAGTCATCAGAATGGTGGCACGCCGTATCCTTGAGGAATTGGGATTCGAGGTTGTCGAAGCCGAAGATGGTATGGAAGCCCTTGAGAAGTGCCTGTCGGATATGCCTGACGCGGTACTGCTTGATTGGAACATGCCGGTAAAAAGCGGTATAGAATTCCTCCGGGATTTGCGTGCGGCACCGGGAGGGGATGAACCCGTTGTTGTGTTCTGCACCACGGAAAATGACCTGGAGCATATTCAGGAAGCCATTACCGCCGGGGCAAACGAATACATCATGAAGCCCTTTGATAGCGAGATCATCCAGGCCAAGTTTGAACAGGTTGGCCTGATCTGA